In the genome of Maribacter forsetii DSM 18668, the window ATTGACTAAATAATGCCAAAGTGCCAATGTTGATCCAATGGCGTCTCCGTCGGGGTTTTTATGTGGAATAATTGCTATTTTCTTAGTTGAAGAAAGTAACTTTTTCAGCTCGTTTAGGTGCTCTAAATTCATGGCGGCAAAGATACAATTTAATAATATAGGCTTTAAACCGAAAGCCTTAATTTTACCCAGACTTAACTATCTCATATGAAAATAATATACTTTTTAATGAGCACCCTCGTATTGGCATCGTGTTCATCCAACAAAAAAACAGTAGAAGATAATGCTGTGAATGCTGATTTTGTACTGGCTTTTGGTTCCTGTAATAGAGTTGATTTACCAAATCTCTTATGGGATGATGTTTTAAATACGGAACCGGATGTTTGGGTTTGGGGTGGCGATAATATTTATGCGGATACGGATGATATGGTTGCCTTAAGAACTATGTACAATATGCAAAAAGAACAATCCGAATATAAAAAACTACAAGAAAGTACAGATATATTAGGTACTTGGGACGATCATGATTATGGTCTAAACGATGGCGGAGTAGAATTTAAAGCCAAAGATGCCAGTCAGCAAGAGTTTTTAAATTTCATGAATGTGCCAGATGATAGTCCGCTTAGAAAACGTAAAGGGGTTTATAATGCTAAGAAGTATGAAGTAAATGGTCATTCAATTAATATCATAATACTTGATACCCGATATTTTAGGACAAAATTGACTCCTGATACCGAAACCAAAAAAAGATTGAAACCCAATGAGTATGGAGAAGGAACCATGTTGGGAGAAGTACAATGGAATTGGTTGGAGAATGAATTGAATACATCAAAATCTGATTTTAATATTATTGTAAGCAGTGTGCAGTATTTATCTAATGAACACGGCTTTGAAGCTTGGGGTAATTTTCCTCATGAAGTAGATAAACTGGCAAAGATGATAGCAGATTCTAATGCAGACGGTGTAATTGTATTATCTGGGGACAGACATATTTCTGAATTTTCTAAAACCAATATTGATGGTGTGAGTTATCCGGTTATAGATTTTACCAGTAGCGGACTCACACATGCTTATAGAGGTTTTACCGGTGAGCCTAATAAATATAGAGTAGGGGAAGTTGTTTTTACAGAAAGTTTCGGAATCTTAGAATTCAATTTTAAGGCTAAAAAGGTTGATTTTAAGATAGTTGGTGATAACGGAATAGTGCTAGAGAAATTAGAACAAGTCTACGAATAGTTGTGAGATATGTGGAAAAACGTATTTTTGCGCAAAAATTAAGATATGAGTACGAATAGAACGTTTACAATGATTAAACCAGATGCCGTTAAAAACGGACATATTGGGGCTATTTTAGAAAAAATTACTGCTGCTGGTTTTAAAATCGTAGCGATGAAATATACACAATTGAGCTTAAGAGATGCACAGGAATTTTATGGTGTACATAGAGAGCGTCCTTTCTTTGGTGAGTTAGTTGAATTCATGACTAGCGGTACAATTGTAGCGGCAATCTTGGAAAAAGAAAATGCTGTTGAAGATTTTAGAGCATTGATAGGTGCTACCAACCCTGCAGATGCAGCAGAAGGTACTATTCGTAAAATGTTCGCTACTAGTATTGGTGAGAATGCAGTACACGGTTCTGATAGCGATGAGAATGCAGCTATTGAAGGTTCATTCCATTTTTCTGGTAGAGAAATTTACTAAGTTAAATTGTTTAGATATAAAAAATGCCAGCTCTTTTGAGCTGGCATTTTTTATATCTAGTATTTTCCAACAGCCAACAACTATCTAAGC includes:
- a CDS encoding alkaline phosphatase D family protein; the encoded protein is MKIIYFLMSTLVLASCSSNKKTVEDNAVNADFVLAFGSCNRVDLPNLLWDDVLNTEPDVWVWGGDNIYADTDDMVALRTMYNMQKEQSEYKKLQESTDILGTWDDHDYGLNDGGVEFKAKDASQQEFLNFMNVPDDSPLRKRKGVYNAKKYEVNGHSINIIILDTRYFRTKLTPDTETKKRLKPNEYGEGTMLGEVQWNWLENELNTSKSDFNIIVSSVQYLSNEHGFEAWGNFPHEVDKLAKMIADSNADGVIVLSGDRHISEFSKTNIDGVSYPVIDFTSSGLTHAYRGFTGEPNKYRVGEVVFTESFGILEFNFKAKKVDFKIVGDNGIVLEKLEQVYE
- a CDS encoding nucleoside-diphosphate kinase, which produces MSTNRTFTMIKPDAVKNGHIGAILEKITAAGFKIVAMKYTQLSLRDAQEFYGVHRERPFFGELVEFMTSGTIVAAILEKENAVEDFRALIGATNPADAAEGTIRKMFATSIGENAVHGSDSDENAAIEGSFHFSGREIY